The proteins below are encoded in one region of Paeniglutamicibacter cryotolerans:
- the pdhA gene encoding pyruvate dehydrogenase (acetyl-transferring) E1 component subunit alpha, protein MTRIEQETSEPQLIQLLSPDGELLSNPEFDSYVTDVDASMLRGFYRDMALTRRFDQEATALQRQGQLALWVPLRGQEAAQIGSGRATRPNDYIFPTYREHGVALTRNVDFPQMLRIFRGISNGGWDPRENNFHMYTMVLAAQMPHATGYAMGVQRDQAGWDAERLEKEGTAVVAYFGDGASSEGDVHESMVFAASFNSPVVFFCQNNQWAISVPFEVQSKVPLAQRAAGYGFPGIRVDGNDVLAVLAVTRWALERARRGEGPALIEAYTYRMSAHTTADDPTKYRLDADEQAWVARDPLTRLEAYLRSSGMADDAFFEQVVVDGNEMATRVREEAMAFPEPVLAQSFANVYAEAHPLIKEELAWHLEYEAGFAGNTDDTAQENAR, encoded by the coding sequence ATGACCCGCATCGAGCAAGAAACATCTGAACCACAGCTGATCCAGCTTTTGAGTCCAGATGGCGAGCTGTTGTCGAACCCGGAGTTCGACTCGTACGTCACCGACGTCGACGCCTCGATGCTGCGCGGGTTCTACCGCGACATGGCCCTCACCCGGCGTTTCGACCAGGAAGCCACGGCGCTCCAGCGCCAGGGCCAGCTCGCACTCTGGGTACCGCTGCGCGGTCAGGAAGCGGCTCAGATCGGCTCCGGCCGGGCCACCCGACCCAACGACTACATCTTCCCGACCTACCGCGAACACGGCGTCGCACTGACCCGCAACGTGGACTTCCCGCAGATGCTGCGCATTTTCCGGGGGATCTCCAACGGCGGCTGGGATCCTCGGGAAAACAACTTCCACATGTACACGATGGTGCTGGCGGCCCAGATGCCCCACGCCACCGGGTACGCCATGGGCGTGCAGCGCGACCAGGCCGGCTGGGATGCCGAACGCCTGGAAAAGGAGGGCACCGCCGTCGTGGCCTACTTCGGCGACGGCGCCTCCTCCGAGGGTGACGTGCACGAGTCGATGGTCTTCGCCGCGAGCTTCAACTCCCCGGTCGTCTTCTTCTGCCAGAACAACCAGTGGGCCATCTCGGTCCCGTTCGAGGTGCAGTCCAAGGTGCCGCTGGCACAGCGTGCCGCGGGCTACGGCTTCCCCGGCATTCGAGTCGACGGCAACGACGTGCTGGCGGTGTTGGCGGTGACCCGCTGGGCGCTGGAACGCGCCCGCCGCGGCGAGGGACCGGCACTGATCGAGGCCTACACCTACCGGATGAGCGCCCACACCACGGCGGATGACCCCACCAAGTACCGGCTCGATGCCGACGAGCAGGCCTGGGTGGCACGCGATCCGCTCACCCGTCTCGAGGCCTACCTGCGCTCCTCCGGCATGGCCGACGACGCGTTCTTCGAACAGGTGGTGGTCGACGGCAACGAGATGGCGACCCGCGTCCGCGAGGAGGCCATGGCCTTCCCCGAACCGGTGCTGGCCCAGTCCTTCGCCAACGTCTACGCCGAGGCCCACCCGCTGATCAAGGAAGAGCTGGCCTGGCACCTCGAGTACGAAGCCGGCTTCGCCGGGAACACGGACGACACGGCACAGGAGAACGCACGATGA
- a CDS encoding alpha-ketoacid dehydrogenase subunit beta yields the protein MSTTTMTIAKAITAGLRRVLEENPKSLLIGEDIGRLGGVYRVTDGLLGEFGSDRVVDSPLAESGIIGTCIGMAIRGYSPIAEIQFDGFVFPGFNQITTQLAKMRARSEGRFGAPVVIRIPYGGGIGSIEHHSESPEALFAHTAGLRIMAPSNAHDAYWMIQQAAASQDPVIFFEPKRRYWLKGEVDTENPAPDAFRAQVVRPGNDATIVTYGPLVPVALAAAEAAVEDGRSVEVIDLRSVSPIDFDTITESVEKTGRLIITHEAPTFGGIGGEIAARVSERAFLSLEAPVIRVGGFHMPYPVAKVEEQYLPDIDKLLEALDRSFAY from the coding sequence ATGAGCACCACCACGATGACCATCGCCAAGGCAATCACCGCCGGGCTGCGCCGCGTGCTTGAGGAAAACCCGAAATCGCTGCTGATCGGGGAGGACATCGGCCGCCTCGGTGGCGTGTACCGGGTCACCGACGGTCTGCTCGGCGAGTTCGGTTCCGACCGCGTCGTCGACTCCCCGCTGGCCGAGTCCGGCATTATCGGCACCTGCATCGGCATGGCCATCCGCGGCTACTCGCCGATCGCCGAGATCCAGTTCGACGGCTTCGTCTTTCCGGGCTTCAACCAGATCACCACGCAGCTGGCTAAGATGCGTGCCCGCTCCGAGGGCCGCTTTGGCGCGCCGGTGGTCATCCGCATTCCCTACGGCGGCGGCATCGGATCGATCGAGCACCACTCCGAATCCCCGGAGGCGCTCTTCGCCCACACGGCCGGCCTGCGCATCATGGCGCCGTCCAACGCGCACGATGCCTACTGGATGATCCAGCAGGCAGCCGCCTCGCAGGACCCGGTGATCTTCTTCGAACCCAAGCGCCGCTACTGGCTCAAGGGCGAGGTCGACACCGAGAACCCGGCGCCGGACGCCTTCCGCGCCCAGGTGGTGCGCCCCGGCAACGACGCCACCATCGTCACCTACGGGCCGCTGGTTCCCGTGGCGCTTGCCGCGGCCGAGGCCGCCGTGGAGGACGGCCGCAGCGTCGAGGTCATCGACCTGCGCTCCGTCTCTCCGATCGACTTCGACACCATCACCGAATCGGTCGAAAAGACCGGGCGGCTGATTATCACCCACGAGGCCCCGACCTTCGGCGGCATCGGCGGCGAGATCGCGGCCCGCGTCTCCGAGCGCGCCTTCCTCTCGCTCGAGGCCCCAGTCATCCGCGTCGGCGGTTTCCACATGCCCTACCCGGTAGCCAAGGTGGAGGAGCAGTACCTGCCCGACATCGACAAGCTGCTCGAGGCGCTCGACCGCTCATTCGCGTACTAG
- a CDS encoding dihydrolipoamide acetyltransferase family protein, translating to MSTFNLPDVGEGLTEADIVGWKVAPGDTVVINQVFVEIETAKSLVELPSPFAGIVTELHAAEGQTLAVGAPLFSVEETAGTPAPAPVAEAPGAGGEAVPVASEEPGPLVGSGPKADAVKRRARTSRPPAAAPAREVKAPVATAEAAVRRVSSLPQAIGRQAAAARPAVASLVNRVLAKPPVRKIAKELGIDLAEVTGTGGQGEITRADLLSYQAQREAEREAAPNFWTLKDAEGDKRIERIPVKGVRKATAKAMVESAFTAPHVSIFVDVDASRTMEFVQRLKKSRDFEGIKVSPLLILARAVIWAAARNPSVNASWVEVENGAEIQVKHFMNLGIAAATPRGLLVPNIKDAQDLNLRELAIALNELASTAREGRTRPESMGNGTLTITNIGALGIDIGTPIINPGEVAIVAFGTIKQKPWVVAGEVVPRWITTLGGSFDHRVVDGDLSARFMADVAAIMEEPALLLE from the coding sequence ATGAGCACGTTCAATCTTCCCGACGTGGGTGAAGGCCTGACCGAGGCCGATATCGTCGGCTGGAAAGTCGCCCCGGGCGACACCGTGGTCATCAACCAGGTGTTCGTCGAGATCGAGACGGCCAAGTCGCTGGTGGAGCTGCCCAGCCCATTCGCCGGCATCGTCACCGAGCTGCATGCCGCCGAGGGGCAGACCCTGGCCGTGGGAGCCCCGCTGTTCAGCGTCGAGGAGACGGCTGGAACGCCGGCCCCCGCACCCGTGGCCGAAGCGCCCGGCGCCGGCGGCGAGGCGGTGCCCGTCGCCTCGGAGGAGCCCGGCCCGCTGGTCGGATCCGGTCCGAAGGCCGACGCGGTCAAGCGCCGGGCCCGGACCAGCCGTCCGCCCGCCGCTGCCCCGGCCCGCGAGGTAAAGGCCCCCGTTGCCACCGCCGAGGCCGCTGTGCGTCGCGTCTCCTCGCTGCCCCAGGCCATCGGCCGCCAGGCGGCAGCGGCCCGGCCAGCGGTCGCCTCGCTGGTGAACCGGGTGCTGGCCAAGCCCCCGGTGCGCAAGATCGCCAAGGAACTGGGCATCGACCTGGCCGAGGTCACCGGCACCGGTGGACAGGGTGAAATCACGCGCGCAGACCTGCTCTCCTACCAGGCGCAACGCGAGGCAGAGCGCGAGGCGGCACCGAACTTCTGGACGCTGAAGGACGCCGAGGGCGACAAGCGCATCGAACGCATCCCGGTGAAGGGGGTGCGCAAGGCCACGGCCAAGGCCATGGTCGAATCGGCGTTTACCGCGCCGCACGTGTCGATCTTCGTCGATGTCGACGCCTCACGCACCATGGAATTCGTCCAGCGCCTAAAGAAGAGCCGCGACTTCGAGGGCATCAAGGTCTCCCCGCTGCTGATCCTGGCCCGCGCCGTGATCTGGGCGGCGGCCCGCAACCCCTCGGTGAATGCCAGCTGGGTCGAGGTCGAGAACGGAGCCGAGATCCAGGTCAAGCACTTCATGAACCTGGGCATCGCCGCCGCGACCCCGCGCGGGTTGCTGGTCCCGAACATCAAGGACGCCCAGGACCTGAACCTGCGCGAGCTGGCCATTGCGCTGAACGAGCTGGCCTCCACCGCCCGCGAGGGCAGGACCCGTCCCGAATCCATGGGCAACGGCACGCTGACGATCACCAACATCGGCGCCCTGGGCATCGACATCGGCACCCCGATCATCAACCCCGGCGAGGTGGCCATCGTCGCCTTCGGCACGATCAAGCAGAAGCCGTGGGTAGTTGCCGGCGAGGTGGTTCCGCGTTGGATCACCACCCTGGGCGGCAGCTTCGACCACCGTGTGGTCGACGGGGACCTCTCGGCGCGCTTCATGGCCGATGTCGCGGCCATCATGGAGGAACCGGCGCTGCTGCTCGAGTAG
- a CDS encoding histidinol-phosphate transaminase — translation MTSENSTSHDTVQPRPVIGRLPKYAAGKPPAAIDGLQSYKLSSNENPLAPLPEVIEAIHAQLEINRYPDPLATKLRNALAGYLDVPAEDIVTGAGSLGALNQILATFAGQNEDGVPDEVVYAWRSFEAYPICIETAGASSVQVPLTADGRHDLDAMAAAVNENTSVILLCTPNNPTGPVLLSDEVEDFIAKVPSNVLIVIDEAYQEFVRNENAVDGIESYRKHPNVVVLRTFSKAHGLANLRVGYSVSHPEITAYLRVAATPFTVSSLAEDAAVASLANIDKVVERVQSLVDERERVVAGLKALGWVFPETEGNFVWLPLGANSAEFAALAQGQALSVRGFANEGVRVSIGEVEGNTRFLDLCSKYPKGPGLS, via the coding sequence CGGGCTGCAGTCCTACAAGCTGTCCTCGAACGAAAACCCGCTGGCCCCGTTGCCCGAGGTCATCGAGGCGATCCACGCCCAGCTGGAGATCAACCGCTATCCGGATCCGCTGGCCACGAAGTTGCGCAACGCCCTGGCGGGATACCTTGACGTGCCGGCCGAAGACATCGTGACCGGTGCAGGATCCCTCGGTGCGCTGAACCAGATCCTCGCCACGTTTGCCGGACAGAACGAGGATGGCGTGCCGGATGAGGTCGTCTACGCCTGGCGCTCCTTCGAGGCCTACCCGATCTGCATCGAGACGGCTGGCGCCTCCTCGGTCCAGGTTCCGCTCACGGCCGATGGACGGCACGACCTGGACGCCATGGCGGCCGCGGTCAACGAGAACACCTCGGTCATCCTACTCTGCACCCCGAACAACCCCACCGGTCCGGTGCTGCTCAGCGATGAGGTCGAGGACTTCATTGCCAAGGTCCCGTCGAACGTGCTGATCGTCATTGACGAGGCCTACCAGGAATTCGTGCGCAACGAGAATGCGGTGGACGGCATCGAGTCCTACCGCAAGCACCCGAACGTCGTGGTCCTGCGGACCTTCTCCAAGGCCCACGGCCTGGCGAACCTGCGCGTCGGCTACTCGGTCTCGCACCCGGAGATCACTGCGTACCTGCGTGTTGCCGCGACCCCGTTCACCGTCTCCTCGCTGGCCGAGGATGCGGCCGTTGCGTCGTTGGCAAACATCGACAAGGTTGTGGAAAGGGTACAAAGCCTGGTGGACGAGCGCGAGCGCGTCGTCGCCGGCTTGAAGGCCCTCGGGTGGGTCTTCCCGGAGACCGAAGGCAACTTCGTTTGGCTGCCACTGGGCGCCAACTCCGCCGAGTTTGCGGCCCTTGCGCAGGGTCAGGCGCTCTCCGTGCGCGGCTTCGCAAACGAGGGTGTGCGTGTGAGCATCGGTGAGGTGGAGGGTAATACCCGCTTCCTCGATCTTTGTAGCAAGTATCCAAAGGGCCCGGGACTTTCCTAG